One region of Desulfovibrio sp. JC022 genomic DNA includes:
- a CDS encoding MMPL family transporter: MFSRKQLHTTKTNRKTQFKSALILILLLLFCAIPLLSVTFSEDISAMLPSGKDGEISRDFALLQKAPLSGKILISIASNEIKENELGKIADSMARKMDSPLLAIQDISDINPQSVIDFLLRNGPNLTTQNDLEKLQTHTDNKTIKTNLSDAKKLLISPAGFGMRAIVAEDPLNLRSIYLQKIAPLQNLPRLKIQGGNYYVSGENAVLLIAKSNIPMTDSKNGAILLDRFQKIKQAALAENHIPEMDLSIEILSGHCYTTANAAIIKQDILTVSIISFCALAILFFFGFRNKGALCVFLAPGIAIMAGLGTTAFVYREMSAIVIGFGAVLMGISIDFAVHTYFALAESPQDKAGAVRRVSKPVLFGAATSCVSFTALYISGIPGIKQLSIFSVAGIIAACAYALLFIPRLCNSFPVADKNKFFFQLKSNKKITLCVASSILAVSIAGAFSNNFDTELKNLGYISSEISNAEKHFQEKWGKMRAQSMLFASGKTMDEALHKNENAWADIKQNLAEAKAVSIAPALPAAATIAKNQARWSNFWNNEKEQTELSIQKFSEKIGFAPNAFVPAMDRISAAPPILNAQTFQNGPLGVLAEMFIPPTNEGEEKLLMTLLPDNTQVNTYYSPQKEKELGVRLVSQSRFKSTLEHEMERDIIKFITCSGLLVTVLIFGLFRNLRRAALALFPAVFGVAVTFGLLGLLEIPLNIFHIVALPLVIGLGADYGIFMVFQEIRMPSLWTVKAVKISGLTTLAGFGVLVFAKHPSLHSLGATVSIGITAALCCAIFVLPHLLHLEGDNHA; the protein is encoded by the coding sequence ATGTTTTCCCGCAAACAGCTTCACACCACTAAAACAAATAGAAAAACTCAATTCAAAAGCGCGCTAATTCTGATTCTTCTCCTGCTGTTTTGTGCCATTCCTCTGCTCTCAGTAACTTTCTCCGAAGACATTTCTGCCATGCTTCCCAGTGGAAAAGATGGCGAAATAAGCCGCGACTTTGCACTACTTCAAAAGGCACCACTTAGCGGGAAAATCCTTATCTCCATTGCCAGTAACGAGATTAAAGAGAACGAACTCGGAAAGATTGCCGACAGCATGGCCCGCAAAATGGACTCTCCACTACTCGCAATTCAGGATATTTCAGACATTAACCCGCAAAGTGTAATTGATTTCCTGCTCCGCAACGGTCCGAATCTGACGACTCAAAATGATCTTGAAAAATTACAGACACACACAGACAACAAAACAATAAAAACAAATTTAAGCGATGCAAAGAAGCTGCTCATTTCCCCGGCAGGATTTGGTATGCGAGCCATTGTAGCAGAAGATCCGCTTAATTTACGCTCAATATATCTGCAAAAGATTGCCCCGCTACAGAACCTGCCCCGCTTAAAAATTCAGGGCGGGAACTACTATGTTTCGGGGGAAAATGCGGTTTTGCTCATTGCAAAATCAAACATTCCCATGACCGATTCCAAAAACGGAGCCATACTCTTGGACCGTTTTCAAAAGATAAAACAAGCCGCTTTGGCGGAAAACCACATCCCTGAAATGGACCTTTCCATCGAAATTCTGAGCGGACATTGCTATACAACCGCCAACGCTGCGATCATTAAACAAGACATTCTAACCGTCTCCATTATTTCTTTCTGCGCACTGGCCATACTTTTTTTCTTTGGGTTCCGAAACAAAGGGGCCTTATGCGTCTTTCTGGCCCCGGGCATCGCCATCATGGCCGGATTGGGGACAACGGCCTTTGTCTACCGGGAGATGTCCGCAATCGTTATCGGCTTCGGGGCGGTACTCATGGGTATTTCCATCGACTTTGCGGTGCATACCTATTTCGCCTTGGCTGAAAGCCCGCAAGACAAAGCCGGGGCGGTGCGCAGAGTCAGCAAACCCGTTCTTTTCGGAGCCGCAACCTCCTGCGTTTCTTTTACCGCCCTGTATATTTCCGGCATTCCGGGCATTAAACAGCTCTCAATTTTCTCCGTTGCCGGAATAATCGCAGCCTGCGCTTACGCCCTGCTGTTCATCCCCCGGCTCTGTAACTCATTTCCGGTTGCGGACAAAAACAAATTCTTTTTTCAATTAAAAAGTAACAAAAAAATCACCCTTTGCGTTGCATCGTCCATACTTGCGGTTTCAATTGCAGGAGCTTTCAGCAATAATTTTGATACCGAACTTAAAAATCTTGGCTATATTTCCAGCGAAATTTCCAATGCGGAAAAACATTTTCAAGAGAAATGGGGAAAAATGCGCGCCCAATCCATGCTCTTTGCTTCCGGCAAAACCATGGACGAAGCCCTGCATAAAAACGAAAACGCATGGGCAGACATCAAACAGAACCTTGCAGAGGCCAAAGCGGTCAGCATTGCCCCGGCACTTCCCGCCGCAGCAACCATTGCAAAAAACCAAGCCCGCTGGTCCAATTTTTGGAACAATGAGAAAGAGCAAACAGAGCTTTCAATTCAAAAATTCAGCGAAAAAATAGGCTTTGCGCCTAATGCATTCGTCCCGGCAATGGACCGTATTTCAGCCGCTCCTCCGATTCTTAATGCGCAAACATTTCAAAACGGACCTTTGGGAGTCCTTGCGGAAATGTTCATCCCTCCCACTAATGAAGGCGAAGAAAAACTGCTCATGACCCTGCTCCCGGACAACACGCAGGTGAATACATATTATTCTCCGCAAAAAGAAAAAGAGCTGGGAGTACGCCTTGTTTCGCAATCCCGGTTCAAATCCACGCTGGAACATGAAATGGAACGGGACATTATTAAATTCATCACCTGCTCCGGGCTTCTGGTAACCGTGCTAATCTTCGGACTTTTCCGTAATCTGCGCCGCGCAGCACTGGCTCTTTTCCCGGCGGTATTCGGGGTGGCTGTAACCTTTGGACTGCTGGGGCTTTTAGAAATTCCACTGAATATTTTTCACATCGTGGCTTTACCGCTTGTCATCGGCCTCGGAGCCGATTACGGAATCTTCATGGTTTTTCAAGAAATAAGAATGCCCTCACTATGGACCGTCAAAGCGGTCAAAATATCAGGCCTGACCACACTGGCGGGCTTCGGGGTTCTTGTTTTTGCCAAGCACCCTTCGCTCCATTCGCTGGGAGCCACGGTTTCCATCGGGATCACAGCTGCTCTGTGCTGTGCTATTTTCGTGCTCCCGCATCTGCTGCACTTAGA
- a CDS encoding beta-ketoacyl synthase: MHLQRVVITGMGAVSPLGSRVEELWDGLLEGRSGITRLDELDGIKGLRPRIGGRVPDVKIKSIPRKARRTMSNMSIFAALAALEAIEQAGMSEDILTGGRAGLSVGSTTGSSQALEQFFKLYLPENSLEAIRTTEFFKIMNHSAAANLAQFLGISGRVLAASAACSTGCQNIGLAAEAVAHGKQEVMLCGGTDELHPLTVGTFDIIEAASTSGEDDPTTASKPFDAKRDGIVCSEGAGVLLLESYEHAKNRGAEILAEISGFSSLCDSSNMASPSADAIARCMSEALNDAGISETDIDYVNAHATGTLQGDASEAQAVATLLGSTPPVSSLKGHLGHTMAASGAIETIATVRMMQENTIIPTANLTNPAEECSAINNALHLQTRPITYALKNNFALGGINTSLVLRRS; this comes from the coding sequence ATGCATTTACAACGCGTAGTTATCACCGGAATGGGCGCGGTTTCTCCGCTGGGCAGTAGAGTTGAAGAACTCTGGGACGGTCTGCTTGAAGGTCGTTCCGGCATTACCCGGCTGGACGAACTTGACGGTATCAAGGGCTTACGTCCGCGCATCGGCGGACGAGTCCCGGATGTAAAAATCAAATCTATTCCCCGCAAAGCACGCCGGACCATGTCCAACATGTCTATTTTCGCAGCCCTTGCCGCTCTTGAAGCTATCGAGCAGGCCGGGATGAGTGAAGACATTTTGACTGGTGGACGAGCCGGACTTTCCGTGGGTTCCACTACCGGAAGTTCGCAGGCCCTTGAGCAATTCTTCAAGCTCTACCTGCCGGAAAATTCCCTTGAAGCCATCCGAACCACTGAATTTTTCAAAATCATGAACCACAGCGCAGCCGCCAACCTTGCCCAGTTTCTGGGAATCAGCGGACGGGTGCTTGCGGCCTCAGCTGCCTGCTCCACCGGATGCCAGAACATCGGCCTTGCAGCAGAAGCCGTTGCTCACGGCAAGCAGGAGGTAATGCTCTGCGGTGGAACCGATGAGCTGCATCCCCTGACCGTAGGCACCTTCGACATTATCGAAGCTGCTTCCACTTCCGGCGAAGATGATCCCACAACGGCTTCCAAACCTTTTGACGCAAAACGGGACGGCATTGTCTGTTCTGAAGGTGCGGGTGTGCTGCTGCTGGAAAGTTATGAACACGCTAAAAATCGCGGGGCTGAAATCCTCGCCGAAATCAGCGGCTTCTCCTCACTTTGTGATAGCAGCAACATGGCCTCCCCCAGCGCGGATGCCATTGCACGTTGCATGTCCGAAGCATTGAACGATGCCGGAATTTCCGAAACAGACATTGATTACGTGAATGCCCATGCTACCGGAACCTTGCAGGGAGATGCATCAGAAGCGCAGGCCGTGGCAACCCTGCTCGGCTCAACTCCCCCGGTAAGCAGCCTGAAAGGTCATCTGGGGCACACCATGGCTGCCAGCGGGGCCATTGAAACCATCGCCACAGTGCGCATGATGCAAGAAAATACTATCATTCCCACAGCAAATCTGACTAATCCTGCTGAAGAATGTTCTGCAATTAACAACGCCTTGCATTTGCAGACAAGACCAATTACATATGCGCTGAAAAATAATTTCGCCCTTGGCGGTATAAATACATCGCTGGTTTTGAGGAGATCATAA
- a CDS encoding acyl carrier protein gives MTDEEIIKRINSALAEEFELELDEMVPEAVFKDDLDLDSLDAVDMVIVLEQEFGIKIKKDEAFKAIRTLGDLHTFILSKKSEAA, from the coding sequence ATGACTGATGAAGAAATAATAAAAAGAATCAACTCCGCTCTGGCCGAGGAATTCGAGCTGGAACTGGATGAAATGGTCCCCGAAGCAGTCTTCAAAGATGACCTTGACCTCGACAGCCTCGATGCTGTGGACATGGTTATTGTTCTGGAGCAGGAATTCGGGATCAAGATCAAGAAAGACGAAGCATTCAAGGCCATCCGTACCCTCGGAGACCTCCATACTTTTATTCTCAGCAAGAAATCTGAAGCAGCTTAA
- a CDS encoding 3-hydroxylacyl-ACP dehydratase translates to MILPAQAEKLLPHRGQMLLIDSVLTAEDGAGTAQAELSADSIAVGSDGNMLAPFYIELLAQTYAAVCGYQLKSAGLPVPEGFLVGVQKFQITPEYNTRFSSNELLISVQTVGDFDGFAVVEGTVSREGKVLAEGKIKLFVPQDETMTELVALVKSGESAASWQL, encoded by the coding sequence ATGATCCTTCCCGCACAGGCTGAAAAGCTGCTTCCCCATCGGGGACAGATGCTGCTCATCGACAGTGTCCTCACTGCTGAAGACGGAGCCGGAACCGCGCAAGCTGAACTGTCCGCAGATTCCATTGCCGTGGGTTCTGACGGCAATATGCTGGCCCCGTTTTACATTGAACTGCTCGCCCAGACCTATGCAGCTGTATGCGGTTACCAGCTTAAGTCAGCAGGCCTCCCCGTCCCCGAAGGGTTCCTCGTGGGGGTGCAGAAATTTCAAATTACGCCTGAATACAATACAAGATTCAGCAGCAATGAACTGCTCATAAGTGTACAGACTGTGGGAGATTTTGACGGATTCGCCGTGGTGGAAGGAACAGTAAGCCGCGAAGGTAAAGTCCTTGCCGAGGGCAAAATCAAACTCTTCGTACCGCAGGATGAGACCATGACCGAATTGGTGGCACTGGTAAAATCAGGGGAGAGTGCAGCCTCATGGCAATTGTAA
- a CDS encoding outer membrane lipoprotein carrier protein LolA, translating to MAIVKKTILLFFMLFAASASNAPADKQADFLKDLQTRSQSISSISSDFTQQSHIALFADTIESNGKFCFARPDNLRWEYTQPFVSGFLLKGQKGLKWDEAAEKPAPFSTETSPEMAIISEQILAWTTMNIPWLQSLYTIKVTNFSPAVMELTPKSSKAKQFLSLIRIFFSPEATHLEGIELHEPGGDYTKITFSNVLLNQKIAQKTFLKE from the coding sequence ATGGCAATTGTAAAAAAAACAATTCTGCTATTTTTCATGTTGTTTGCTGCTTCTGCGTCCAATGCGCCGGCGGACAAACAAGCTGATTTTCTAAAAGATTTGCAAACCCGATCTCAATCCATCAGCAGTATCAGCAGCGATTTTACCCAGCAAAGCCACATCGCTCTTTTTGCGGATACCATTGAATCCAATGGTAAATTCTGCTTTGCCCGCCCGGATAACCTGCGCTGGGAATACACCCAGCCATTCGTATCCGGCTTCCTGCTCAAAGGTCAAAAGGGTTTGAAATGGGACGAAGCAGCCGAGAAGCCAGCTCCATTCAGCACTGAAACATCCCCGGAAATGGCAATCATTTCCGAACAGATTCTGGCTTGGACGACCATGAATATTCCGTGGCTGCAATCCCTGTACACCATAAAGGTCACCAATTTTTCCCCCGCAGTGATGGAGTTGACCCCCAAATCAAGCAAGGCAAAACAATTCCTGAGTTTGATACGCATCTTTTTTTCCCCGGAAGCAACCCACCTTGAAGGTATTGAGCTGCATGAACCGGGCGGAGATTACACAAAAATAACTTTTTCCAATGTGCTGCTGAACCAAAAAATAGCGCAAAAAACTTTCCTGAAAGAGTAA
- a CDS encoding radical SAM protein, whose protein sequence is MNSNRCWGSPFTGAEIKKTLENKQLLTAELELSRVCDLRCIYCYASSGEKLNNELSFDEIIDAVEQCQNLGARKIIILGGGEPMLYPRIMDAIRYIHSLGLEIELFSNGTRITPEIAAELYELKVQPVIKFNSLDPQVQDLLAGKNNSHKAIRKGLNNLLEAGYGNGDIPMGAQTIICRQNFNEIPEMWRWLRTRKIIPYFETITDQGRAKDHLELALSPAKIGDLFNKLSRIDREEFGIEWEPKPPVAAFSCKRHFYSCTITTTGDVIPCPGVDISAGNIRLDTLENIIAQSEVFHNLRNIRQTIIGPCRTCELGEECYGCRGMAHHLNGDYLSSDPLCWRN, encoded by the coding sequence ATGAATTCCAATCGTTGCTGGGGCAGTCCCTTTACCGGGGCTGAGATAAAAAAAACTCTTGAGAACAAGCAACTGCTGACCGCAGAGCTTGAACTGAGCAGAGTCTGCGACCTGCGCTGTATCTATTGCTATGCCTCATCCGGGGAAAAACTCAACAATGAGCTAAGCTTTGATGAGATCATTGATGCAGTAGAGCAATGCCAAAACCTCGGCGCACGCAAAATAATCATCCTCGGCGGGGGGGAGCCTATGCTCTACCCCCGCATTATGGATGCGATCCGCTATATCCACAGCCTCGGGCTGGAGATTGAGCTGTTCAGTAACGGAACCCGCATAACTCCTGAGATCGCAGCTGAATTGTATGAACTAAAAGTACAGCCGGTGATCAAATTCAACAGCCTTGATCCGCAGGTTCAGGACCTGCTGGCGGGCAAAAATAATTCCCACAAAGCCATCCGCAAAGGACTGAACAACCTCCTTGAAGCCGGATACGGTAATGGTGATATTCCCATGGGCGCGCAAACCATCATCTGCCGCCAGAACTTCAATGAAATCCCGGAAATGTGGAGATGGCTGCGCACCCGCAAGATCATCCCCTATTTTGAGACCATCACTGATCAGGGAAGGGCCAAAGATCATCTGGAACTGGCTCTCAGCCCGGCAAAAATCGGCGATTTGTTCAATAAACTTTCGCGCATTGACCGTGAAGAGTTCGGCATAGAGTGGGAACCCAAGCCTCCTGTGGCTGCTTTTTCCTGCAAACGCCATTTTTATTCCTGCACCATAACCACCACTGGAGACGTTATTCCCTGTCCGGGAGTGGATATCTCCGCAGGCAATATCCGTCTAGATACACTTGAAAATATCATCGCCCAGAGCGAAGTTTTTCATAATCTGCGCAACATCCGCCAGACCATCATCGGCCCCTGCCGAACCTGCGAACTGGGCGAGGAATGTTACGGATGCCGAGGCATGGCTCATCACCTGAACGGCGATTATCTTTCATCCGACCCGCTCTGCTGGCGCAATTAA
- a CDS encoding lysophospholipid acyltransferase family protein: MPSFLKLIWINAGIYFSIIIWTLTGVIISPLCYLFFTRILKWEKPATLRKMIWYYGWTCSKLMSVFMDIKWPVQQQLPSPCIIVANHGSFFDPYLVSFQPQNNICMAVRNWPFKIPFYGFYMKLAGYINVETDNLDVIIEQAATAANDGATLMFFPEGTRSKDGQLSRFHSGPFHIAMQTGLPVVPLCITGTYNMLPRGHMVIRPAKIRGEILDPIYPEQFKNMHNAHIELRRAVKKTMVASIREMNQKM; encoded by the coding sequence ATGCCTTCATTTCTTAAACTTATCTGGATCAACGCCGGGATATATTTCAGCATCATCATCTGGACCCTGACCGGGGTTATCATTTCTCCGCTCTGTTACCTGTTCTTTACCCGCATCCTGAAATGGGAAAAGCCGGCAACCCTGCGCAAAATGATCTGGTACTACGGCTGGACCTGTTCAAAATTGATGTCCGTTTTCATGGATATCAAATGGCCGGTTCAGCAACAATTGCCTTCCCCGTGCATTATAGTTGCCAATCACGGATCTTTCTTTGACCCCTACCTTGTTTCTTTCCAGCCACAGAACAACATCTGCATGGCTGTGCGCAACTGGCCGTTTAAAATTCCTTTTTACGGATTTTACATGAAGCTTGCGGGTTACATTAATGTGGAAACTGACAATCTGGATGTGATCATCGAACAGGCAGCAACTGCGGCAAACGACGGCGCAACACTCATGTTTTTCCCCGAGGGAACGCGCAGCAAAGACGGGCAGCTAAGCCGCTTTCATTCCGGTCCTTTCCATATTGCCATGCAAACCGGACTTCCGGTGGTTCCACTATGCATTACCGGAACATATAACATGCTTCCCCGTGGTCATATGGTTATACGTCCGGCAAAAATCCGGGGGGAAATTCTAGATCCCATTTACCCGGAACAGTTCAAAAACATGCACAATGCGCATATTGAATTGCGCCGAGCGGTTAAAAAAACTATGGTTGCTAGCATTCGGGAAATGAATCAGAAAATGTAA